In a single window of the Oscillospiraceae bacterium genome:
- the hisE gene encoding phosphoribosyl-ATP diphosphatase, protein MNDTIIQLYNTILQRKAGDGDEKSYTRYLFEQGLNKILKKLGEECTETVIAAKEDNQAELVNELADLTYHMLVLMACKDVTIEALYTELDSRAAKMGNLKEMNKKGAL, encoded by the coding sequence ATGAACGATACCATCATCCAACTCTACAATACCATTCTGCAACGCAAGGCAGGGGATGGCGACGAAAAATCCTACACGCGCTACCTATTTGAGCAGGGCCTGAATAAAATTCTAAAAAAACTGGGCGAAGAATGCACCGAAACCGTTATCGCTGCCAAAGAGGATAATCAAGCCGAATTAGTTAATGAGCTTGCCGACTTGACATATCATATGCTGGTGCTGATGGCGTGCAAAGATGTGACGATTGAGGCGCTGTATACCGAACTGGACAGCCGCGCGGCTAAAATGGGAAACTTGAAAGAGATGAACAAAAAAGGGGCGCTCTAG
- a CDS encoding ABC transporter ATP-binding protein encodes MAIFTLRNVQFRDIINYPDLEITAQTATFICGESGCGKSTLLKLLNGVISPAGGAIFYCDKHLDEYDPIALRQNVLLCGQSVFLFAGSVRDNFVQFYQYRDLPPLDDEEMLACLKLCAIDFQLDAVCDNMSGGEKQRIFTAICLSFRPDALLLDEPTSALDDATAHAVMANIKTFCRENGMTLLVVSHHKTLAEQYADHLIELTGGNANG; translated from the coding sequence ATGGCCATCTTCACACTCCGCAACGTGCAATTTCGGGACATTATAAACTATCCCGATTTAGAAATTACGGCACAAACGGCGACTTTCATCTGCGGCGAGAGCGGGTGTGGTAAAAGCACGTTGTTGAAACTGCTCAACGGCGTGATTTCGCCCGCTGGCGGCGCAATTTTCTATTGCGATAAACACCTCGACGAATACGACCCGATTGCCCTACGGCAGAATGTCCTGCTGTGCGGGCAGTCGGTGTTTTTATTTGCCGGTAGCGTACGGGATAATTTTGTGCAATTTTATCAATACCGCGACTTGCCGCCTTTGGATGATGAAGAAATGCTGGCATGCTTAAAGCTCTGCGCCATAGATTTTCAACTCGACGCCGTATGTGACAATATGTCGGGCGGTGAAAAGCAACGCATTTTTACAGCAATTTGCCTGTCGTTCCGCCCCGACGCGTTGCTGCTCGACGAGCCGACAAGTGCGCTTGATGACGCTACCGCACACGCCGTTATGGCGAATATCAAAACATTTTGTCGCGAGAATGGCATGACGTTGCTTGTCGTATCGCACCACAAAACGCTGGCCGAACAGTACGCTGACCATTTAATTGAACTGACGGGAGGTAATGCCAATGGATGA
- a CDS encoding thiamine diphosphokinase: MLTCLIMGAGELFASQSLPTVDLIVAADGGLMHLQKLGIQPNVIIGDFDSLGFTPDGECVITLRRDKDESDMRAAIERAWQAGCREFHIYGGTGGRLDHTLANIQCLADLAQRGARGFLYGEQEMITCIHNDEMAFPMGREGTISAFAQGGNAENVTLSGLKYPLKNATLESAKPLGLSNEFTGEEATISVENGTLMIVWSETQ, from the coding sequence ATGTTGACTTGTTTGATTATGGGGGCGGGTGAATTATTTGCGTCACAATCGTTGCCGACGGTTGATTTAATCGTTGCCGCTGATGGTGGGCTGATGCATCTGCAAAAACTGGGCATTCAGCCCAATGTAATCATCGGTGACTTTGATTCGCTGGGCTTTACACCCGACGGCGAATGCGTGATTACCCTGCGGCGTGACAAGGACGAAAGCGATATGCGTGCCGCCATTGAGCGCGCTTGGCAAGCCGGCTGCCGCGAATTTCATATCTACGGCGGCACAGGTGGGCGGCTCGACCACACACTGGCGAACATACAATGCTTAGCCGATTTGGCGCAACGCGGCGCACGAGGATTTCTGTACGGCGAGCAGGAAATGATAACGTGTATACATAATGACGAGATGGCGTTTCCAATGGGCAGGGAAGGTACGATTTCGGCTTTCGCTCAAGGCGGCAATGCCGAAAATGTGACGCTATCTGGTTTAAAATATCCGTTAAAAAATGCTACACTGGAAAGTGCGAAGCCATTGGGACTGAGCAATGAATTTACTGGTGAAGAAGCTACGATTTCGGTGGAAAACGGGACACTGATGATAGTTTGGAGTGAAACACAATGA
- the ychF gene encoding redox-regulated ATPase YchF produces MKLGIVGLPNVGKSTLFNALTKAGAEAANYPFCTIDPNIGVVIVPDVRLAELAEVYNPTKITPATIEFVDIAGLVRGASKGEGLGNQFLSHIREVDAIVHVVRCFDDDNVVHVDGHADPARDVETINIELSLGDLDIVTRRRDKAQKLIKAADKNAVWETEVLTQLMAHLDNGGSANSFEADDKVQRLLDSMPLLSGKPTIYAANLDEEGYQNPEANAHFNALQAIADQENAKLLPVCAKLEAELSTLADGERLEFMNELGIAQSGLDRLIAAGYDLLGYISFLTAGAPEVRAWTITNGTLAPQAAGKIHTDMERGFIRAEVVSYDDFVKIGSIAAARDAGILRSEGKGYVMRDGDIVNFLFNI; encoded by the coding sequence ATGAAGCTAGGTATTGTCGGACTCCCCAACGTGGGCAAGAGCACTCTTTTTAACGCATTGACCAAGGCAGGCGCAGAGGCTGCCAACTACCCGTTTTGCACCATCGACCCAAATATCGGTGTTGTTATCGTACCGGATGTGCGGCTTGCCGAATTGGCTGAGGTTTATAACCCCACAAAAATCACACCGGCGACCATTGAATTCGTTGACATTGCCGGGCTGGTGCGCGGCGCAAGCAAAGGCGAGGGTTTGGGCAATCAATTTTTATCGCATATCCGCGAAGTCGATGCCATTGTGCACGTCGTGCGCTGTTTCGACGACGACAACGTCGTACACGTTGACGGCCATGCCGATCCGGCACGGGATGTTGAGACCATTAATATTGAATTGTCGCTGGGCGACTTGGATATTGTAACGCGCCGCCGCGACAAGGCGCAGAAGCTCATTAAAGCAGCCGATAAAAATGCTGTTTGGGAAACCGAAGTACTGACACAACTCATGGCACACCTTGACAACGGCGGCAGCGCCAATAGTTTTGAGGCCGATGATAAGGTACAACGTCTGCTTGACTCCATGCCGTTACTCAGCGGCAAACCCACCATTTATGCCGCCAATTTGGACGAAGAGGGTTATCAAAACCCTGAGGCAAACGCACATTTTAACGCACTACAAGCTATTGCCGACCAAGAAAACGCCAAGCTCCTGCCCGTTTGCGCCAAACTAGAAGCCGAATTATCCACGCTTGCCGACGGCGAACGGCTGGAATTTATGAACGAATTGGGCATCGCACAATCGGGACTAGATAGACTGATTGCCGCAGGTTATGACTTGCTTGGTTACATTTCATTCCTCACCGCCGGCGCACCGGAAGTGCGCGCTTGGACCATCACTAATGGGACACTTGCCCCACAAGCCGCCGGTAAAATCCACACTGATATGGAGCGCGGCTTTATCCGTGCCGAGGTGGTGAGCTATGATGATTTTGTCAAAATCGGCAGCATTGCCGCAGCAAGAGACGCGGGGATTCTACGCAGCGAGGGCAAGGGTTATGTGATGAGAGATGGGGATATTGTGAACTTTTTGTTTAACATCTAG
- the hisI gene encoding phosphoribosyl-AMP cyclohydrolase: protein MNIANLFIKSDLIPVIVQDADTNQVLMLGFVNQLALEKTLETQKGHFWSRSRNKLWLKGETSGNFLHIVSIIADCDEDSLLYRVNPVGPTCHTGETSCFYKEIAL from the coding sequence ATGAACATAGCAAATCTATTTATCAAATCTGACCTAATTCCCGTCATTGTGCAGGACGCCGATACAAACCAAGTCCTTATGCTGGGCTTTGTCAACCAACTCGCCTTGGAAAAGACATTGGAAACCCAAAAAGGGCATTTTTGGAGCCGTAGCCGAAATAAGTTGTGGTTGAAAGGCGAGACATCGGGTAATTTTTTGCACATTGTGTCTATCATTGCCGATTGTGATGAAGACAGTTTGCTGTATCGTGTAAACCCCGTTGGGCCAACGTGCCATACAGGGGAGACTTCGTGTTTCTATAAGGAGATTGCACTATGA